A window of the Butyricimonas faecalis genome harbors these coding sequences:
- a CDS encoding RNA polymerase sigma-70 factor, whose amino-acid sequence MEKREIAGVQGQVNNIEVIFKEYYGSLCYFASQFLKNEEVIEDLVQDVFITLLEKKMLFQSEVHLKNFLYLSIRNSCLNYIRGARSQDRYIASLAHEEQTENFEESIILTEIHRELAAAVEKLPEECRKVFQLCYFQGLDNERVAQEFGVSVNTVKTQKARGKRILRENLKDIFPLLMLLNPLF is encoded by the coding sequence ATGGAAAAGCGTGAGATTGCTGGTGTACAAGGTCAAGTTAATAATATTGAGGTGATATTTAAAGAGTATTACGGTTCTCTTTGTTATTTTGCTTCCCAGTTTTTGAAAAACGAGGAGGTGATAGAGGATCTTGTGCAGGATGTTTTTATCACTCTGCTGGAGAAGAAAATGCTTTTCCAGTCCGAAGTCCATTTAAAGAATTTCTTGTATTTATCTATTCGAAACTCTTGTTTGAATTATATCCGCGGTGCTCGTTCGCAAGATCGATATATTGCTTCATTGGCTCATGAGGAACAAACTGAAAATTTTGAGGAAAGTATTATTTTGACTGAAATCCATCGGGAATTGGCCGCTGCTGTTGAAAAATTACCGGAGGAGTGCCGGAAGGTTTTTCAGCTTTGTTATTTTCAAGGGCTGGATAATGAACGTGTCGCGCAAGAATTTGGGGTGAGTGTTAATACCGTAAAAACACAAAAGGCTCGCGGGAAAAGGATTTTAAGAGAAAATTTGAAAGATATTTTCCCTTTATTAATGTTGTTAAATCCCTTGTTCTGA
- a CDS encoding DUF4843 domain-containing protein yields the protein MKKVFTLSIILVLFVFGACSEKGIEMFSGDLVYISFTKNASADSMIYSFKTYPSGEIVVKVPVRVRGHWLTESREFTVSAYPDSTTLPETAYELPTKCEFASGQEVDTIEIKFFNNFDDLKNRSYRLFLRINETDRVKQGEYAYRIAKFYVSDRLEIPEWWSRNDNTAYNPYNIVEEVYLGAYSEKKYQLFLDRLAEDNASLEGDDMVMIKKYALRLKYWLEDFNNDPENIASGAAPMWDEDNHQVMQVPVAG from the coding sequence ATGAAAAAAGTATTTACATTGTCGATTATATTGGTTCTATTCGTTTTTGGGGCTTGTTCTGAAAAGGGAATAGAAATGTTTTCGGGAGATCTAGTTTATATTTCATTCACGAAAAATGCTTCAGCAGATAGCATGATCTATAGTTTTAAAACTTACCCGAGTGGAGAAATTGTAGTAAAAGTTCCGGTTCGGGTTCGTGGACATTGGTTGACTGAGTCTCGAGAGTTTACTGTTTCTGCATATCCTGATTCGACCACATTGCCAGAAACCGCTTATGAATTGCCAACGAAATGTGAATTTGCCTCTGGGCAGGAAGTTGACACAATTGAGATTAAATTTTTCAATAATTTCGATGATTTAAAGAACCGCAGTTATCGTTTGTTTTTGCGCATTAATGAAACCGATCGTGTTAAGCAAGGGGAATATGCTTACCGAATAGCGAAATTTTATGTTTCTGATAGATTGGAAATACCGGAATGGTGGAGTCGTAATGATAATACTGCCTATAATCCTTATAATATTGTAGAAGAGGTATATTTGGGAGCCTACTCTGAGAAAAAGTATCAATTGTTTTTGGATCGTTTGGCAGAAGATAATGCTTCATTGGAGGGAGATGATATGGTGATGATCAAAAAATATGCTTTACGACTGAAATATTGGCTAGAAGATTTTAATAATGATCCGGAGAATATCGCTTCGGGGGCAGCTCCGATGTGGGATGAAGATAATCATCAAGTGATGCAAGTTCCTGTTGCCGGTTAA
- a CDS encoding iron-sulfur cluster assembly scaffold protein, whose amino-acid sequence MIYSHEVQHMCVVKKGPNHGPAPIPEEGKWVRSKEIKDISGLTHGIGWCAPQQGACKLTLNIKDGIIEEALIETIGCSGMTHSAAMASEILPGKTLLEALNTDLVCDAINTAMRELFLQIVYGRSQSAFSEGGLPIGASLEDLGKGMRSQVGTMFGTKAKGTRYLEMAEGYVTRMGLDEDGEVIGYEFIHLGKFTDMLKKGIDPKEAVEKATGSYGRFADAVKYIDPRQE is encoded by the coding sequence ATGATTTACTCACATGAAGTACAACACATGTGTGTTGTGAAAAAAGGGCCGAATCACGGTCCGGCACCCATTCCTGAAGAAGGGAAATGGGTTCGTTCCAAAGAAATCAAAGACATTTCTGGATTAACTCATGGCATCGGTTGGTGTGCCCCGCAACAAGGAGCTTGCAAGCTAACCCTTAACATCAAGGACGGAATCATCGAAGAGGCATTAATCGAAACGATCGGTTGCTCCGGGATGACACACTCCGCGGCTATGGCTTCTGAAATTCTACCGGGCAAAACCTTATTGGAAGCCCTAAATACGGACCTTGTTTGCGATGCAATCAACACGGCCATGCGCGAACTCTTCCTACAAATCGTTTACGGGCGGAGTCAAAGCGCTTTCTCTGAAGGCGGACTTCCCATCGGGGCCAGCCTCGAAGACTTGGGTAAAGGCATGCGGAGCCAAGTAGGAACCATGTTCGGGACCAAAGCCAAAGGAACCCGCTACCTTGAAATGGCCGAAGGATACGTAACCCGTATGGGACTTGACGAAGACGGAGAAGTTATCGGTTACGAATTCATCCACTTGGGCAAATTCACCGATATGTTGAAAAAAGGTATTGATCCCAAGGAAGCCGTCGAAAAAGCAACCGGATCATACGGTCGTTTCGCGGATGCAGTAAAATACATCGATCCGCGTCAAGAATAA
- a CDS encoding RagB/SusD family nutrient uptake outer membrane protein codes for MRKYKLLLLFLLLISLVTISCDGWLDVKPQDEIDEKDLFATGNGYHHLLNGIYYGLSDQSLYGRELTWGIVDALGQCFDFDNTTSASAGWLSYGATNYAWEHYQLKPAIETMWENSYKIVANCNNLVQNIANEDPEKFYYKEREKSEIWGEALALRAAIQLDMVRLFAASLTMETEKNNVYIPYISEYPSYVSKRLTADSCLNLIIQDLEDARALLWKADSGRTFNVSLRFENNTLRESLFVDYKRGYRLNYYAATAILARACLYAQKPEKAYVYAKEIIDYQNKTNAFRFYDQTRYGDKKFYSDILWGVESLDLIEYVNAINELTNPDSYYHYYIRVANVKDNYFQGDITSSGCNDLRYKHWMYDYGNGTEYRFTKYEKYDNEDRTQAKINNYLIPMVRMSEVYYIAAEAIYKSNLEEAKEYLRKVKSGRGLRASDASMLNLDNADESNFMSVLVNDARREWLGEGQIFFMYKRLKESIPAVRAGNVIPIDAEHVILPIPDSETNLN; via the coding sequence ATGAGAAAATATAAATTGTTATTGTTATTTTTATTATTGATATCACTGGTCACAATTTCTTGTGATGGGTGGTTGGATGTAAAGCCACAAGATGAAATAGACGAAAAAGATCTGTTTGCGACAGGAAATGGATATCACCACTTGTTGAATGGAATTTATTATGGTTTGTCAGACCAGAGTTTGTATGGTCGGGAATTGACATGGGGTATTGTTGATGCTTTGGGTCAATGTTTTGATTTTGATAACACGACTTCTGCTTCAGCAGGATGGTTGAGCTATGGCGCAACCAATTATGCATGGGAACATTATCAATTGAAGCCTGCAATCGAAACGATGTGGGAAAATTCTTATAAAATCGTTGCCAATTGTAATAATTTAGTTCAGAATATTGCGAATGAAGATCCGGAGAAGTTTTATTACAAGGAAAGAGAAAAGAGTGAAATTTGGGGAGAAGCTTTGGCTCTTCGTGCTGCAATACAATTAGATATGGTACGTCTTTTTGCAGCCTCTCTTACGATGGAAACAGAAAAAAATAACGTATATATTCCTTATATTTCAGAGTATCCCTCGTATGTTTCCAAGCGTTTGACTGCAGATAGTTGTTTGAATCTTATTATTCAAGACTTGGAAGATGCTCGGGCTTTACTTTGGAAGGCAGATTCGGGTAGAACATTCAATGTTAGTTTGCGTTTTGAGAATAATACCTTGAGAGAGTCTCTCTTTGTTGATTATAAAAGAGGTTATCGATTGAATTATTACGCTGCTACGGCTATTTTGGCTAGAGCTTGTTTATATGCTCAAAAGCCAGAAAAGGCGTACGTGTATGCAAAAGAGATTATTGATTACCAAAATAAGACAAATGCTTTCAGGTTTTATGACCAAACGAGATACGGAGATAAGAAATTTTATTCCGATATCCTTTGGGGGGTAGAGTCACTGGATTTAATAGAGTATGTTAATGCTATTAATGAATTGACAAATCCTGATTCATATTACCATTACTATATACGGGTGGCAAATGTTAAAGATAACTATTTCCAAGGTGATATAACATCGTCCGGATGTAATGATCTACGCTACAAGCATTGGATGTATGATTACGGAAACGGGACGGAGTACCGTTTTACAAAGTATGAAAAGTATGACAATGAAGATCGTACTCAGGCTAAAATTAATAATTATTTGATTCCGATGGTACGTATGAGTGAGGTGTACTATATTGCAGCAGAGGCTATTTACAAGAGTAATTTGGAAGAAGCTAAGGAATATCTTCGTAAAGTGAAATCAGGCCGCGGTTTACGGGCTTCAGATGCTTCTATGTTAAATTTGGATAATGCCGATGAGAGTAATTTCATGTCCGTACTGGTAAATGACGCCCGGAGAGAGTGGTTGGGAGAGGGACAAATCTTTTTTATGTACAAGCGTTTAAAAGAAAGTATTCCCGCTGTGAGAGCAGGAAATGTCATTCCGATAGATGCTGAACATGTAATTTTACCGATACCAGATTCTGAGACTAATTTGAACTAA
- a CDS encoding SusC/RagA family TonB-linked outer membrane protein, translating into MRSRIKNWVTRVTKLSLGCKLMMILLLFTHFAFSSGNAFSQQSITVQFEQQSLSEVLRVLKQKTNYEFLYNDEEIKGITGITRSFTNASVQEVLRVCLAGTKYSFKIVDNLIVITPDDEKKEEVKKITVKGKVVDEKGEMLPGVTVLLKGTTVGIVTDIDGKFKIELPKRDTMILVFTFVGMKSHELNVGKVKDLSKEISIRMEPDTENLDEVVVTGYGNIRKESFTGSSVTVKRDQLLKASATNVIQALQSFDPSFRIQRSNQWGSDPNMVPEMYIRGRSGIGVKALEQDVLSKSALENNPNLPTFIMDGFEVSVQKVYDMDPNRVETINILKDAAATAMYGSRAANGVIVITTRSPKPGEVTISYNLTGTLSMPDLSDYNLSNAREKLDIERRAGIYTTDYFNNIYDAELAYNKRLVRVEEGVNTDWMAIPLRNAVNHKHSLSIEGGNSDLRYNLELGYTGNNGVMKGSYRENVDLGFTVDWRLRDKLQVLNKITYTYTDATESPYGSFSDYAHLQPYDRPYDKNGVLVKELEFSQAKGSGSFLNNPLYEAELNNYDFDKTDEFIDQFMFQWFFSDAFTFKGQFAVTKSTSNGERFIDPKSSNATALTSSSSSTNTTLLGDLYVDRGDMTKWDTQFAVYFTKAFGLHNLNASATINAMSTKTESTSSHYRGFPSGEFHSPNYAAEIYRKPTKTESVRRLLGFLLSANYTWNDIYLADLSIRFDGSSEFGSDQKWAPFWSGGVGINIHNYGFLKDNAWIGQLKLRVSYGQTGKVNFPSYAAKTVFQTYDRWYVTGFGVNLKALGNTDLKWETTNKLNIGTDLQFWNERISLNFDYYHNKTIDLITDVTLPSSSGFTSYKDNMGETLNEGFDIQVRFDVYKTKDWSVSLWGNLNHNTNKILKVSDALRAYNEQVNDYYGEAEDRQDGNSPLWNAEYSKPIMKYEEGASLTSIFAVRSLGIDPVTGKELFLNRDGSISNTWNALQEVRVGDTEPKASGSFGVNLVYKNLSLFASFSYDWGKQAYNETLVNEVENADVQYSNVDRRVLTDRWQKPGDIAPLKDIKDIKSVTMPTSRFVQDDNELSLSALTLSYDFDTNFVKKLCLQRLRFELSSNDLFRISTVRQERGTSYPFARSVNFSLRATF; encoded by the coding sequence ATGAGAAGTAGAATTAAAAACTGGGTGACTAGAGTTACCAAATTGTCATTAGGCTGCAAGCTAATGATGATTTTGTTGCTATTTACACACTTTGCGTTTTCGAGTGGAAATGCTTTTAGCCAACAGAGCATTACTGTTCAGTTTGAGCAACAGTCTTTAAGTGAAGTCTTGCGTGTTTTAAAACAGAAGACGAATTACGAATTCCTGTATAACGATGAGGAAATCAAAGGAATCACGGGAATTACCCGTTCATTCACGAACGCTTCGGTACAAGAAGTTTTGAGGGTTTGTTTGGCGGGAACGAAGTATAGCTTTAAGATTGTCGACAATCTGATCGTAATTACTCCGGATGACGAAAAGAAAGAAGAAGTTAAAAAAATAACCGTAAAAGGAAAGGTCGTTGATGAGAAGGGAGAAATGCTTCCTGGTGTAACTGTTCTTTTGAAAGGTACTACAGTTGGAATCGTTACGGATATTGATGGAAAATTCAAAATTGAATTACCGAAACGGGACACGATGATTTTGGTTTTCACTTTCGTGGGGATGAAATCACATGAACTGAATGTAGGCAAGGTGAAAGATTTAAGTAAGGAAATTTCAATTCGGATGGAACCTGACACGGAGAACTTGGATGAAGTGGTTGTGACGGGATATGGGAATATTAGAAAAGAGAGTTTTACAGGTAGTTCGGTTACCGTGAAAAGAGACCAGTTGCTAAAAGCTTCTGCGACAAACGTGATTCAAGCTTTACAGTCGTTTGATCCTTCTTTTCGTATCCAAAGAAGCAATCAGTGGGGGTCCGATCCGAATATGGTTCCAGAGATGTATATTCGAGGACGTTCCGGTATAGGAGTCAAGGCTCTGGAACAAGATGTATTATCTAAATCTGCTTTGGAAAACAATCCTAATCTTCCGACTTTTATCATGGATGGTTTTGAGGTTAGTGTACAGAAAGTGTATGACATGGACCCCAATCGGGTAGAAACAATCAATATTTTGAAAGATGCAGCCGCTACGGCCATGTATGGTTCTCGTGCGGCTAATGGTGTAATTGTAATCACGACGAGATCTCCGAAGCCGGGAGAGGTTACGATTTCATATAATTTAACGGGAACGTTGTCTATGCCTGATTTGTCAGATTATAATTTGTCTAATGCCAGAGAGAAGTTGGATATAGAAAGAAGAGCTGGTATATATACTACGGACTACTTCAATAACATTTATGATGCAGAATTGGCGTACAATAAGAGATTGGTTCGAGTCGAAGAGGGTGTGAATACCGATTGGATGGCTATTCCTTTGCGTAATGCTGTAAACCATAAACACAGTCTTTCTATTGAGGGTGGTAATTCGGATTTGCGTTATAATTTGGAGTTGGGTTACACGGGAAATAATGGAGTTATGAAGGGATCTTATCGTGAAAATGTGGATCTCGGTTTTACTGTGGATTGGCGTTTGAGAGATAAATTGCAGGTGTTAAATAAAATTACCTATACTTATACAGATGCGACGGAATCTCCTTACGGTAGTTTTTCCGATTACGCGCACTTGCAACCGTATGACCGTCCTTATGATAAAAATGGTGTTTTGGTGAAAGAGCTTGAGTTTTCACAGGCTAAGGGGTCCGGTAGCTTTTTGAATAACCCTTTGTACGAGGCTGAGTTGAATAATTATGACTTTGACAAAACGGATGAGTTTATTGATCAATTTATGTTTCAATGGTTCTTTTCCGACGCGTTCACGTTTAAAGGGCAATTTGCTGTAACAAAATCCACAAGCAATGGAGAGCGTTTTATTGATCCGAAATCATCTAATGCTACGGCTTTGACGAGTTCTAGCAGTTCTACAAATACAACGTTGTTAGGTGATCTTTATGTGGATCGGGGTGATATGACAAAATGGGATACGCAGTTTGCTGTTTATTTTACGAAAGCATTCGGCTTGCATAATTTAAATGCTTCTGCAACGATTAATGCAATGTCAACCAAGACGGAGTCAACTTCCTCACATTATAGAGGGTTCCCATCCGGGGAGTTTCATTCTCCTAATTATGCTGCCGAGATTTACCGTAAACCGACTAAAACAGAGAGCGTTCGTCGTTTGTTGGGGTTCTTATTGAGTGCTAATTATACGTGGAATGATATTTATTTGGCAGACTTGTCTATTCGTTTTGATGGTTCTTCTGAGTTTGGCTCCGATCAAAAATGGGCCCCTTTCTGGTCCGGAGGTGTGGGTATCAATATTCACAATTACGGCTTCTTGAAAGATAATGCTTGGATTGGTCAATTAAAACTACGTGTTTCATACGGTCAAACGGGTAAGGTTAATTTCCCGTCTTATGCAGCTAAGACTGTTTTTCAAACTTATGACCGTTGGTATGTGACCGGATTTGGGGTAAACTTAAAAGCTCTAGGGAATACGGATCTGAAATGGGAGACTACCAATAAATTGAATATTGGTACAGATTTGCAATTCTGGAACGAAAGAATTTCGTTGAACTTTGATTATTACCATAACAAAACAATAGATTTGATCACGGATGTTACTTTACCTTCTTCTTCCGGTTTTACCTCTTATAAAGATAACATGGGAGAGACATTAAATGAGGGGTTTGATATCCAAGTACGTTTTGATGTTTATAAAACTAAAGACTGGAGTGTTTCTTTATGGGGTAATTTGAACCATAACACGAATAAGATATTGAAGGTATCTGATGCTTTGCGAGCTTATAACGAGCAAGTAAATGATTATTACGGAGAAGCAGAAGATCGTCAGGATGGGAATAGTCCTCTATGGAATGCGGAATATTCCAAGCCGATCATGAAATATGAAGAGGGGGCTTCTTTGACTTCTATTTTTGCTGTTCGTTCTTTAGGTATTGATCCAGTGACGGGAAAAGAGTTGTTCTTGAATAGAGATGGCTCTATTTCCAATACATGGAATGCTTTGCAGGAGGTACGTGTAGGAGATACCGAACCCAAGGCAAGTGGATCTTTCGGTGTGAATCTTGTTTACAAGAATTTATCTTTGTTTGCTTCATTCAGTTATGATTGGGGAAAACAGGCTTATAATGAAACTTTAGTTAATGAGGTTGAAAATGCCGATGTACAGTATAGCAATGTTGATCGTCGTGTGTTGACAGATCGTTGGCAAAAACCGGGGGATATAGCTCCATTAAAGGATATCAAAGATATCAAATCGGTGACAATGCCGACTTCTCGTTTTGTGCAGGATGACAATGAGTTGTCTTTAAGTGCTCTTACGTTAAGTTATGATTTTGACACAAATTTCGTTAAGAAACTTTGTTTGCAGAGATTGCGTTTTGAACTTAGTTCAAATGATCTTTTCCGGATTTCTACAGTAAGACAAGAACGCGGTACAAGTTATCCGTTTGCACGGAGTGTGAATTTTTCGTTACGGGCAACGTTTTAA
- a CDS encoding FecR family protein, with the protein MKNINNTYLYDIAAIILAYLRDEVDEEGQRKLKVWLEESDSHKTLFARIQDEKMQYEDIQKILSYDAGGAWQVVQQKAARRRRKRLTRVYRVAVSVVIIFGVAIAFLLREEATTVVPVVKVEEITPGRSMAKLTVASGDVYHLDSLHQVDLITSLAENNGKEVVFIDRQLEEGEREIKYNKVEIPRGGEYQIVLGDGTRVYLNAQTELRFPESFASSEQRLVYLSGEAYFEVTKNPSKPFVVQCKDYAVKVLGTSFNVNSYEGDETSKTTLATGKVEIDMDGKQTILNPGQQAIIKNGEVNVKEVDVEVYTTWMFDNFRFQSESIQEIMTKLSRWYAIDVFYMNESVRNYHFTGYLPRYAKIADVLELLSLTTNIKFDVEGKTVIVMEK; encoded by the coding sequence ATGAAAAATATTAATAACACATATCTGTATGACATTGCCGCGATAATATTGGCTTATTTGCGGGATGAAGTAGATGAAGAAGGGCAACGCAAGCTAAAAGTTTGGCTGGAGGAGTCTGATTCTCATAAGACTCTTTTTGCCCGGATTCAGGATGAAAAGATGCAATATGAAGATATTCAAAAAATATTGTCTTATGATGCAGGCGGGGCATGGCAAGTTGTGCAACAAAAAGCGGCTCGGAGAAGAAGAAAACGTTTGACGAGGGTGTATCGAGTTGCAGTTTCTGTCGTGATTATTTTTGGAGTGGCAATTGCTTTCTTGTTGAGGGAAGAGGCGACTACTGTGGTTCCGGTTGTCAAGGTGGAAGAGATTACCCCGGGGCGTTCCATGGCTAAATTGACGGTTGCATCAGGGGATGTTTATCATTTGGATTCATTGCATCAGGTGGATTTAATTACTTCTTTGGCGGAAAATAATGGAAAAGAGGTTGTTTTTATCGATCGACAGTTGGAGGAAGGTGAGAGAGAGATAAAATATAATAAAGTCGAGATTCCAAGAGGGGGAGAGTACCAGATTGTGCTGGGAGATGGAACTCGGGTGTATTTGAACGCGCAAACGGAGCTTCGTTTCCCGGAAAGTTTTGCTAGTAGTGAGCAACGTTTGGTGTATCTGTCAGGGGAGGCTTATTTCGAGGTAACTAAAAATCCATCCAAGCCTTTTGTCGTGCAATGTAAGGATTACGCGGTGAAGGTTTTGGGGACTTCGTTTAATGTGAATAGCTACGAGGGTGATGAAACGTCTAAAACGACGTTGGCTACCGGTAAGGTCGAAATTGATATGGATGGGAAACAGACGATTTTGAATCCCGGTCAACAGGCAATTATAAAAAACGGAGAGGTGAACGTGAAAGAAGTGGATGTTGAAGTGTACACGACTTGGATGTTCGATAATTTCCGGTTCCAGAGTGAAAGTATTCAGGAGATTATGACAAAACTTTCTCGTTGGTACGCGATAGATGTGTTTTACATGAACGAGTCTGTCAGGAATTATCATTTTACCGGGTATTTGCCTCGTTATGCCAAGATTGCGGATGTGTTGGAATTATTAAGTTTAACAACAAATATAAAGTTTGATGTAGAAGGTAAAACAGTGATAGTAATGGAGAAGTAA